Proteins from a genomic interval of Zingiber officinale cultivar Zhangliang chromosome 2A, Zo_v1.1, whole genome shotgun sequence:
- the LOC122043359 gene encoding organelle RRM domain-containing protein 6, chloroplastic-like isoform X1, with translation MWSNTILRRVIHPGRAFFSHREYSSKIFISRLSFYTTDDELRNTFSQFGQIKEDIMAARLIKDPRTNRPKGYGFVEYSTDAEAEKAIKSMDGKIYGGRLIFVEHAKSESTGET, from the exons ATGTGGAGTAATACAATCTTGAGGAGAGTTATCCATCCTGGAAGAGCATTTTTCTCCCACCGAGAGTACAGTTCTAAGATTTTCATCAGCa GACTATCATTTTACACAACTGATGATGAGCTCAGAAATACATTTTCACAGTTTGGCCAAATTAAAGAAG ATATTATGGCAGCCAGGCTCATCAAGGATCCAAGAACCAATAGGCCTAAAGGTTATGGCTTTGTCGAGTACTCTACCGATGCTGAAGCAGAGAAGGCAATAAAATCTATGGATGGAAAG ATATATGGTGGGAGGCTGATTTTTGTGGAACATGCCAAATCTGAATCCACGGGTGAAACATAA
- the LOC122043359 gene encoding organelle RRM domain-containing protein 6, chloroplastic-like isoform X2 — MWSNTILRRVIHPGRAFFSHREYSSKIFISRLSFYTTDDELRNTFSQFGQIKEARLIKDPRTNRPKGYGFVEYSTDAEAEKAIKSMDGKIYGGRLIFVEHAKSESTGET; from the exons ATGTGGAGTAATACAATCTTGAGGAGAGTTATCCATCCTGGAAGAGCATTTTTCTCCCACCGAGAGTACAGTTCTAAGATTTTCATCAGCa GACTATCATTTTACACAACTGATGATGAGCTCAGAAATACATTTTCACAGTTTGGCCAAATTAAAGAAG CCAGGCTCATCAAGGATCCAAGAACCAATAGGCCTAAAGGTTATGGCTTTGTCGAGTACTCTACCGATGCTGAAGCAGAGAAGGCAATAAAATCTATGGATGGAAAG ATATATGGTGGGAGGCTGATTTTTGTGGAACATGCCAAATCTGAATCCACGGGTGAAACATAA